The following are encoded together in the Desulfococcus multivorans genome:
- a CDS encoding L,D-transpeptidase family protein, with translation MSSDTTLYGTARHLKVNEGDTLLDIARDMGLGYNQITAANPDIDPWVPPKGSLVLIPSAFVLPEDRIASGIVVNLAEMRLYYFFSNGGHDYFITAPIGIGAEGFLTKLGTYTVKSKTPNPTWVVPESIRKLEPDLPAKVPPGPDNPLGDYVFRLSQMLYAIHGTNKPWGIGRRVSHGCMRMYPEDVAALFPLVSVGTTVRVIYEPIKFGWGDGKCWIQVFDDFDDRLGNPLPTVMGELSDYEKAKGALDIDFKALFRALKEKNGVPAAVARLRKS, from the coding sequence ATGTCGTCCGACACGACCTTATACGGCACCGCACGTCATCTGAAGGTGAATGAAGGGGACACGCTTCTCGATATCGCACGCGATATGGGGCTTGGATACAATCAGATCACCGCCGCGAACCCGGACATCGATCCCTGGGTGCCGCCCAAAGGAAGCCTTGTGCTGATCCCGTCGGCCTTCGTGCTTCCCGAGGATCGCATCGCATCCGGCATCGTGGTGAATCTGGCGGAGATGCGGCTTTACTACTTCTTCAGCAACGGCGGTCACGACTATTTCATCACTGCGCCCATCGGCATCGGCGCGGAAGGTTTTCTGACCAAACTGGGCACTTATACTGTAAAAAGCAAGACCCCCAATCCCACCTGGGTCGTACCGGAATCCATCCGGAAGCTGGAACCGGATCTACCGGCCAAGGTGCCGCCGGGGCCGGACAACCCGCTGGGGGATTATGTGTTCCGTCTCTCTCAAATGCTGTACGCAATCCATGGGACCAACAAGCCGTGGGGGATTGGAAGGCGGGTGAGCCACGGCTGCATGCGCATGTATCCGGAAGACGTAGCGGCGCTGTTCCCGTTGGTGTCCGTGGGGACGACGGTTCGTGTAATCTATGAACCGATCAAGTTCGGATGGGGGGATGGAAAGTGCTGGATACAGGTATTCGATGACTTTGACGACCGCCTCGGCAATCCGCTGCCGACGGTGATGGGCGAACTTTCCGATTACGAAAAGGCCAAGGGCGCTCTTGACATCGACTTCAAGGCCCTTTTCAGGGCCTTGAAGGAAAAAAACGGTGTACCTGCGGCTGTCGCACGGCTCCGCAAATCCTGA